The nucleotide window TTCTCCGCCACGTTCAGTAATGTAATCTACCAGTGGTTGACACAGACGTTCAGGAGGCGAACCATCAAGAAACGCCATTTTTGAGCCATCTTTTTGTTGGAGAAAGCGGCTTAAAGCTGTTAACAATACGACAGCTGATATTTCATCTGGATTGATAAAATTTAACGATTTGGATGCAGCGATAAAAATATCTTGTTGTACCTCATCGCTGACGCCTTGCTGCTTCAACCATTCAGAAAAAGTGTATTGATCTGTTGCTTCCACATACTTTTGCCCTCGCAGCATCGCCGGAACCAAACCTTTTGCTAACTCAATTTTTTCACTCCAAGTCAGCATGTCGTTGTTACGCAAAATTGCCACAATGCCATTCAAGGGTGCGGGTAAGTTAGGAAAATCAAACCTGCTGTATGTACCTGGTTTTTCAGGTTGATTGAAGATCATCGTGTGTTCTTTCCACTGCAAACGATCTTCAATGCCTAGTTCTTTAAACAACTGCAACATATTGGGATATGCCCCAAAGAAAACGTGCAGCCCAGTTTCGTACCAGTCGCCATCGTTGTCTTGCCAAGCTGCAACCAAACCCCCCAATACATCTCGGCTTTCCAAAACAATGGGAGTGTGACCAGCGTCTGTGAGATATTTCGCGCAGGAAAGTCCTGCTAAACCTGCTCCAGCGATCGCTACTCGCATCTCTTTTGTGTTTGACCTTCAGTGTTTTGATGTTTACTCGGTCTCATTATACTTTGCATTCCTTTACATTTGTAGCCGCCAAGTGAGACGTAAGAGATTGGTACGCTGAGGTAATGTCATCAGAAATACGATGAAATAAAGGCTCAAACTAGGATTGATACGTTTCCAAAAGCAACTTTTTTGGTTGAATTTACACAAAAAATGTTTACATTGAAGTGCGATCGCATCTCGTGTAATGGTTTGCTCAAGCACTTTCGCGCTCCAACCAAGTAACCAAATCAACACGATCTGAAAAATCCAACAAAGCTTCACCCAAATTTTCTAACTGCTCAATCGATAAATTGCGAATTCTTGCTGCGATTTCTGGCGCTATAGTTCCCAAACGACGGTTAAGCTGACGCATAATCAACGATACTTCTCCTTCTTGTCGCCCCTGCTCAATTCCTCGTTCCATCCAACTGGTGACAATTTCCATAACTATTTGCTGCTCAACTGGTTCAATCCTACCAAGCTCAACCAGAAACCTCTGTTCTTCTGCTGCATTCAAACGTAGGTGTAAGTATCAATAAAGCCAGAAATCAATTTTGTCTTTGCTGGATTGAGCCTTAATGTTGCTAACAAGCGTAAACATTCTGCTTTCACTCTAGGGCGTTCTTCTGGAGTAATGTTCATTTTTGCCATCAGTGCGCTAGCTACCGGATTTGGCTGAGCGAGAAAATCCCGCCAGTTGAGGCGATTAAGCTGAATGACTCGAAAGTTGAAGCATAAGACCTCAAGGTCAGGAAAAATAACTTGATGGTAGCTTGGTTCTAGACGTTGGGGTGCATGATAAGAAAACAAGGCAATAGGGTAAACTGGTAAAGCAAATTTCTCGTATAACCGAGCAAAATAGCGGAACATTCGTCTACCAAAATTGCTTTGTGCTGTAGCTTGATTTTTGACATGGATGAGAAAATATGATTCTTGAGCGCGAAACTGCACTTTGGCAATCAAATCAGCTTCATATTGTTCTCCTTCTGTAACATCCGTAAAAACTTCTTTGTCTAGGAAAGTGAGCAATTCAGGTTCTATATAGGTAACAACTTCTGGTAAAAATAAAGCTAAAAACTCAAAGAAGAAAGTTGGTAGCAGCTCTTTGAATAGGCGGTCGTGGTCAATCTTCATTAAAGTGTTCTACACCTTTTGCTTGAGCAAAACGCGATCGCTGCCTTATGTATCCCTCGCTAGCAAGATACAATTGATTCAGCAAAGGTTCTCAACAATAATTTATTAAAACGCGCGAGGAGAACATTCACGCATGGGTAAAGTAGTCGGCATAGACCTTGGTACAACCAACTCAGTGGTAGCTGTCATGGAGGGTGGCAAGCCGGTGGTGATTGCCAATGCCGAAGGAATGCGGACTACGCCCTCGGTGGTAAGCTTCAGCAAAGACGGAGAGCGAGTTGTTGGCGAAATGGCACGGCGACAAACCGTTCTTAACCCCCAAAATACCTTCTACGCTGTTAAACGCTTTATTGGTCGCAAATATGGCGAACTTAGCCCAGAATCAAAACGAGTGCCCTACACTGTGCGCAGAGACGAAGCAGGTAACGTCAAAATTAAGTGTCCGCGTCTAGAGAAAGATTTTGCACCAGAAGAAATTAGTGCAATGGTGCTGCGTAAACTTGTAGAAGATGCTAGCCGATACTTGGGCGAACCAATAACTGGAGCAGTTCTTACGGTACCAGCATACTTTAATGATTCTCAACGGCAAGCCACACGCGATGCGGGACGAATTGCAGGGTTGGAAGTATTGCGGATATTGAATGAACCGACCGCTGCATCTTTAGCCTATGGTTTAGACAAGCAAGAAAACCAAACGATTCTGGTCTTTGACTTAGGTGGTGGCACATTTGACGTGTCAGTGTTAGAAGTCGGTGATGGTGTATTTGAGGTGAAAGCTACGAGTGGCGATACTCAACTTGGTGGCAATGATTTTGATAAAAAAATTGTTGATTGGCTAGCAGATCAGTTTTTAGAAACAGAGGAAGTCGATTTGAGGCGCGATCGCCAAGCCCTGCAACGCCTTACAGAAGCCGCAGAAAAAGCCAAAATTGAACTTTCTGGCGTAACGGTCACTGACATCAATTTACCCTTCATCACGGCAACAGCAGATGGACCTAAACACCTAGAAACACGCCTAACGCGGACGCAATTTGAAGGGCTGTGTACTGACTTGGTGGCGCGACTGCGTACACCCGTAAAACGCGCACTAACAGATGCCAATCTTCGACCTACAGACATTGAAGAAGTCGTTCTTGTTGGTGGCGGTACGCGCATGCCAATGGTACAGCAACTCGTCCGCGCCATGATTGGTCTAGAACCGAACCAAAATGTCAACCCTGATGAAGTTGTTGCAGTCGGTGCAGCAATTCAAGCTGGAATTCTGGGCGGAGAAGTTAAAGATATTCTGCTGTTGGATGTGACGCCATTGTCGTTGGGGTTAGAAACAAGTAACGGCGTGATGAAGAAACTTATTCCCCGCAATACGACAATTCCAGTGCGGCGGTCTGACATTTTTTCCACGGCAAGTAATAACCAAACTTTAGTGGAAATCCATGTCGTTCAAGGCGAGCGCGAAATGGCAGGTGATAATAAATCCTTGGGCAGGTTTAAACTCACGGGTATTTCTCCTGCACCGCGAGGTGTGCCGCAAATTCAAGTCGCATTTGACATTGATGCCAATGGTATTTTGTTAGTAACAGCCCTTGACCGAACGACAGGTCGCGAACAGAGTGTGACGATTCAAGGCGCTTCTACCCTAAGCGAAGCAGAAGTCCGGCGAATGATTCAAGAAGCAGAACAATATGCCCAATCTGACCGCAAACGGAAAGAAAAGGTAGAAAAGCGCACTCGTGCTGAGGCTTTGATTTTACAAGCAGAAAGACAGCTTAAAGAAATTGGCTTGGACTTTGGGATGCAGTTCGCACGAAGTCGCAGACAACGCATTGAAGCAATTAGTCGAGAATTGCGCGAATATCTTGCTAAGGAAAACGATCGCGGAATTGATCAAGCTTACGCTGATCTCCAAGATGCCTTGTATGAACTCAACCGCGAAGTTCGACAATATTTTAGTGAGGACGAAGATGATGATTTGTTTGGCTCAATTCGTCGTATCTTCACTGGCGAAGATGACTGGGAACCACCAAGGCGAGAGACGCGTTCCCCTTACTCCCCTTACTATAATGACAGACCAACCTATAATGACAGGTCCAGTAGACCGCGTCCGTCTTATCAAGATAACTGGGATGAAAACGATGACAACTGGCTGTAACTCACTCGACTGTGACTGCTTGCGGCGATTAAACTAGTTTGAACTGACAACTTTGAAAGCTGATAGCTGAGGGCTGATAGCTGATCGCTAAACTATGCAAAACGTGCAAAACTTTCGGGACTATTACGAAATTTTAGGAGTACCTAGAGACGCAACTAGTGAGGAGATAAAGAAGGTCTTTCGACGGTTAGCGCGACAATATCATCCTGACTTAAACCCAGGGAATAAAGAAGCCGAGGAGAAGTTTAAAGATATCAACGAGGCTTACGAAATTCTCTCTGACCAAACGAAAAGAGCGCAATACGACGAATACAGTAGTCACTGGAAAAAAGGGTTCTGGAGTAAGCAGACTGCTAGAGCAAAATCTTGGAGCGATCGCCGTAGTAGTACAGATGATGTTGATTATGGTCAATTTTCTGATTTTAATACCTTTATTGACCAAGTACTAGGACGTCGCAAAGAAAGAAACGGCAAGAATTCTCCTCCACCTCCAAGTAGTCCACCTCGCGATCCTTTTCGTCCAGGAACAACGCGAACTGCTTACACTATTTCTTCACGTTCAAGTCGTCGCGATGTTGAAGCGAAGTTGACTTTACCCTTAGAAAAAGCTTATCAGGGTGGAATTGAGCGAATTCGCTTAGAGGATGGGCGATCGCTGGAAATTAATATGCCTTCTGGAATGGTTACAGGTCAAACAATTCGCCTGCGAGAGCAAGGTCTTGGTGGCGGTGACTTATACCTGAAAATCACTGTGTCTCCTCACCATTTCTTTAAGTTAGAAGGCAACGATATTGCGATTCAAGTACCTGTTACTCCCAGTGAAGCAGCATTAGGAATTCCTGTGGAAGTACCAACTTTAGACGGTAGAGTAAAAATGAATATTCCTCCAGGAGTAAAGTCAGGTCAAAGATTGCGTTTGGCAAATAAAGGCTACCCCGATGAAGAAGGTCAACGCGGTGACCAATTAGTAGAAATTCAAATCGTCGTTCCCAAAAATTTGAGTTCTCAAGAAAGAGAACTCTATGAAAAACTGCACAAAGCCACAGCTTACAACCCTCGTACTGATTTACCTATGTAATTAGGGTTAACGGGTGTAGGAAACATGAGCTAAAAGAGGAATGTTCCTGGATACGTGCTATGCTGCTGTCTCAAATAAGATATGCATAGCTAGTGAGCTGTTGGATATCAGAAAAAAAGACTCTTTAAAATCTTCGTTACTGCTCAAGCTAATACAAAAGCAGCTTTTTGCCAACCTTTACTTTAATGCAAGCTGTTATTAATAACTTGTCATATAATTAAGCGTATTAATTATCAATAGTCAAAAGGTAAAAATTTACACTTAAGCCGATACATTTAGAAGAGAAATATTCGGCTAACAAGATTATTGTCATGCACGTGTCATTTTCTTTAAGGATTATTTTAAATAAATTTAGTGAATAATTAAGATCAGGTTGCAAGCGTTATTGAGATAAGGAGGCAATAGTGAGACGTCGTAAGTTTGTATATTTGGTAGGACTAGCAACTGCAAGCGGAGGGATGGCGATCGCATGCGCAGATAACCAAACGACTACCACCACAACATCACCAGCCACATCACCTGCAACAACAGCTTCACCTGCAGGTCCTCTTGAGAACGAGTTGGTCATCTACTCTGGTCGCAATGAAGAATTAATTGGTCAACTCATCGAACAATTTAGACAAGAAACTGGCGCGAATGT belongs to Gloeocapsopsis sp. IPPAS B-1203 and includes:
- the dnaK gene encoding molecular chaperone DnaK gives rise to the protein MGKVVGIDLGTTNSVVAVMEGGKPVVIANAEGMRTTPSVVSFSKDGERVVGEMARRQTVLNPQNTFYAVKRFIGRKYGELSPESKRVPYTVRRDEAGNVKIKCPRLEKDFAPEEISAMVLRKLVEDASRYLGEPITGAVLTVPAYFNDSQRQATRDAGRIAGLEVLRILNEPTAASLAYGLDKQENQTILVFDLGGGTFDVSVLEVGDGVFEVKATSGDTQLGGNDFDKKIVDWLADQFLETEEVDLRRDRQALQRLTEAAEKAKIELSGVTVTDINLPFITATADGPKHLETRLTRTQFEGLCTDLVARLRTPVKRALTDANLRPTDIEEVVLVGGGTRMPMVQQLVRAMIGLEPNQNVNPDEVVAVGAAIQAGILGGEVKDILLLDVTPLSLGLETSNGVMKKLIPRNTTIPVRRSDIFSTASNNQTLVEIHVVQGEREMAGDNKSLGRFKLTGISPAPRGVPQIQVAFDIDANGILLVTALDRTTGREQSVTIQGASTLSEAEVRRMIQEAEQYAQSDRKRKEKVEKRTRAEALILQAERQLKEIGLDFGMQFARSRRQRIEAISRELREYLAKENDRGIDQAYADLQDALYELNREVRQYFSEDEDDDLFGSIRRIFTGEDDWEPPRRETRSPYSPYYNDRPTYNDRSSRPRPSYQDNWDENDDNWL
- a CDS encoding J domain-containing protein, yielding MQNFRDYYEILGVPRDATSEEIKKVFRRLARQYHPDLNPGNKEAEEKFKDINEAYEILSDQTKRAQYDEYSSHWKKGFWSKQTARAKSWSDRRSSTDDVDYGQFSDFNTFIDQVLGRRKERNGKNSPPPPSSPPRDPFRPGTTRTAYTISSRSSRRDVEAKLTLPLEKAYQGGIERIRLEDGRSLEINMPSGMVTGQTIRLREQGLGGGDLYLKITVSPHHFFKLEGNDIAIQVPVTPSEAALGIPVEVPTLDGRVKMNIPPGVKSGQRLRLANKGYPDEEGQRGDQLVEIQIVVPKNLSSQERELYEKLHKATAYNPRTDLPM